Proteins encoded by one window of Rutidosis leptorrhynchoides isolate AG116_Rl617_1_P2 chromosome 7, CSIRO_AGI_Rlap_v1, whole genome shotgun sequence:
- the LOC139859594 gene encoding uncharacterized protein: MSTELANEKERHISVDPISMKEVVEYSSSGAPKPKIVDRSLPSLPKKNKFLSASLPSSACSSPRSVINSKAKTIYQDEGHEKGSTHSASLGNQHSLALSRLISLRESRLQRSKSCGEGRPSIQYDEFDLRQTTPKSTSSSISTSSADSTPRGQTTSLYNDDEYKKFIVSEKQNEEEFKCGALCLFLPGFGKGKPVRSRREQGQPRELGHVISHRVSLEKFECGSWRSSGVMNGSDFSSNMYFDLPLELIQTSGNDANLPVNSAFVFDKDLKGVLKTKGAGGERKSTNDRRHVRFSTSSPTTSPSSSVTPRMHKAQDDFSSYLEAQNA; encoded by the coding sequence ATGTCGACTGAGTTAGCTAATGAGAAAGAGAGACACATCTCTGTAGATCCCATATCAATGAAAGAAGTTGTCGAATATTCAAGTTCGGGGGCACCTAAACCTAAAATCGTCGATAGATCCTTGCCTTCGTTACCAAAAAAGAACAAGTTTCTTAGCGCTAGTCTCCCAAGCTCCGCTTGTTCATCCCCTCGCAGCGTTATCAATTCAAAGGCGAAAACCATATATCAAGACGAAGGCCACGAAAAAGGTTCAACCCATTCGGCTTCCTTAGGCAATCAACACTCTTTGGCTCTTTCTCGTCTTATTTCACTTCGCGAAAGCCGCTTGCAAAGAAGCAAGTCTTGTGGCGAAGGGAGACCTTCTATTCAATATGATGAGTTTGACCTCCGACAGACTACCCCCAAAAGTACCAGTAGTAGTATTAGTACTTCTAGTGCTGATAGTACACCCAGAGGTCAAACTACATCATTATATAACGACGATGAATACAAAAAATTCATCGTTTCAGAAAAACAAAACGAGGAAGAGTTCAAATGTGGAGCTCTTTGCTTGTTCTTGCCAGGGTTTGGTAAAGGTAAGCCGGTAAGAAGTAGAAGAGAGCAAGGACAACCACGAGAACTAGGACATGTGATTTCACATAGGGTATCTCTCGAGAAATTCGAATGTGGATCTTGGAGGTCGTCAGGGGTTATGAATGGGAGCGATTTTTCATCCAATATGTATTTCGATTTGCCATTAGAACTTATACAAACAAGTGGAAATGACGCTAATTTGCCAGTCAATTCCGCTTTTGTGTTTGATAAGGATCTGAAAGGAGTTCTTAAGACGAAAGGAGCAGGTGGAGAAAGGAAGTCGACAAATGATAGACGCCATGTACGCTTTTCAACATCTTCGCCTACAACATCACCATCTTCAAGTGTCACACCTCGTATGCATAAGGCTCAAGATGACTTCAGTTCATACTTAGAAGCTCAAAATGCTTAA